The following proteins are encoded in a genomic region of Burkholderia gladioli:
- a CDS encoding porin — protein MKKRIMVAAATLTGLTAGVAYAQSSVTLYGIVDTGIGWQSSQTSLGSTAGGKSVVKMINGIWAGSRFGLKGAEDLGGGLKAIFQLEEGFNSATGAQAVSGLMFNRQAYVGLQDARLGTFTAGRQYTAYYTLLSPYSPTTWLTGAYGAHPGDIDSLDTTYRVNNSLVYMSPTYYGFTFGGSYAFGGTPGSVNAGSTWSVGARYAVGPAGIAVGFMRLNNSTSGGGAWGANSTASNNGAEPSVSGINNGYQFAAAQQRLAVTGGWTFNSQWDVTASYSNVQYIPGSGSKFANTAIFNTAGAVLHFKPIPTLDLAAGYSYTRATLANGVQHAAYYHQFNLSQYYSMSKRTGFYLLEAYQRAGGQTLALGGSIINATADIGDGQNSAPSSSRSQVAVGAGIITRF, from the coding sequence ATGAAGAAACGCATCATGGTGGCGGCAGCTACGCTCACCGGCCTGACCGCGGGCGTCGCGTACGCGCAAAGCAGCGTGACGCTGTACGGTATCGTCGACACGGGTATCGGCTGGCAAAGCAGCCAGACCTCGCTGGGTTCGACGGCAGGCGGCAAATCGGTCGTCAAGATGATCAACGGCATCTGGGCCGGCAGCCGTTTCGGCCTGAAGGGTGCCGAGGACCTGGGCGGCGGCCTGAAGGCGATCTTCCAGTTGGAAGAGGGCTTCAACAGCGCCACCGGCGCGCAAGCGGTCTCGGGCCTGATGTTCAATCGCCAGGCTTATGTCGGTCTGCAGGACGCCCGCCTGGGCACGTTCACGGCCGGCCGCCAGTACACCGCGTACTACACGCTGCTTTCGCCGTACAGCCCGACCACCTGGCTGACGGGCGCATACGGCGCGCACCCGGGTGATATCGACTCCCTGGACACGACCTACCGCGTCAACAACTCGCTGGTCTACATGTCGCCGACGTACTACGGCTTCACGTTCGGCGGTTCGTACGCGTTCGGCGGCACGCCGGGCAGCGTCAACGCCGGCTCGACCTGGAGCGTGGGCGCACGTTACGCGGTCGGCCCCGCGGGCATCGCGGTCGGCTTCATGCGCCTGAACAATTCGACGTCGGGCGGCGGTGCCTGGGGCGCGAACTCCACGGCATCGAACAACGGCGCCGAGCCGAGCGTCTCCGGCATCAACAACGGCTACCAGTTCGCTGCCGCGCAGCAGCGCCTGGCCGTGACCGGTGGCTGGACCTTCAACTCGCAGTGGGACGTGACGGCCTCGTACTCGAACGTGCAATACATCCCGGGCTCGGGCTCGAAGTTCGCAAACACCGCGATCTTCAACACGGCCGGCGCGGTGCTGCACTTCAAGCCGATCCCGACGCTTGACCTCGCCGCTGGCTATAGCTACACGCGCGCCACGCTCGCCAACGGCGTGCAGCACGCGGCGTACTACCACCAGTTCAACCTGTCGCAGTACTACAGCATGTCCAAGCGCACCGGCTTCTACCTGCTGGAAGCGTATCAGCGCGCGGGCGGCCAGACGCTGGCCCTGGGCGGCAGCATCATCAACGCGACCGCCGACATCGGCGACGGCCAGAACAGCGCGCCGTCCTCGTCGCGCAGCCAGGTCGCCGTCGGCGCGGGCATCATCACGCGCTTCTGA
- a CDS encoding iron-containing redox enzyme family protein: protein MAATAQDLPFRAFERETADSTRIDAVLDEASMLSLPAAVALLCDSDAFDDWPDATPESGERFLAAVRATLSRAFGARDPEALAEAHQALFQLYDLHVADGTDPRARHQFNPLLTQARALIERAWLRSERERLGLGTAPTASAEVVSALKALWSGHRAAAHPLFDFLETEASREQIVAFFRSDSALNIRFFDLLLYSLIGSRVEVRKELVQNLWDESGRGNPTLSHVSLFRQLLDVVGVGQAEDNHASQLQVEGHAGYNLFMLTSLNRAHYFKLLGVMAMTELLDPSHYEKLVRGCRRVGFGGAGELGYYEEHVTIDIVHAEGWLADVIVPVVEQTPAVGDDIIFGAALRLASCEAYFDALHARLAALEPAALA from the coding sequence ATGGCAGCGACGGCTCAGGACCTCCCGTTCCGCGCGTTCGAGCGCGAGACGGCCGACTCAACGCGGATCGACGCGGTGCTGGACGAAGCGTCGATGCTGAGCCTGCCCGCCGCCGTGGCGCTGCTGTGCGATTCGGATGCGTTCGACGACTGGCCCGACGCCACGCCCGAGAGCGGCGAGCGCTTTCTCGCCGCGGTGCGCGCCACGCTGTCGCGAGCCTTCGGCGCGCGCGACCCCGAGGCGCTCGCCGAGGCGCACCAGGCGCTGTTCCAGCTCTACGACCTGCACGTGGCCGACGGCACCGATCCGCGCGCGCGTCACCAGTTCAATCCGCTGCTGACGCAGGCACGGGCACTGATCGAGCGGGCCTGGCTGCGCAGCGAGCGCGAGCGGCTCGGCCTGGGCACGGCGCCCACCGCGAGCGCCGAGGTGGTCAGCGCCCTGAAGGCCCTGTGGTCCGGCCATCGCGCGGCCGCGCATCCGCTGTTCGATTTCCTCGAGACCGAAGCGAGCCGCGAGCAGATCGTCGCCTTCTTCCGTAGCGACAGCGCGTTGAACATCCGCTTCTTCGACCTGCTGCTGTATTCGCTGATCGGTTCGCGTGTCGAGGTGCGCAAGGAGCTGGTGCAGAACCTGTGGGACGAATCGGGCCGCGGCAACCCCACGCTGAGCCATGTCAGCCTGTTCCGCCAGTTGCTCGACGTGGTCGGCGTCGGCCAGGCCGAGGACAACCATGCCAGCCAGCTCCAGGTGGAGGGCCATGCCGGCTACAACCTGTTCATGCTGACCAGCCTGAACCGCGCCCATTACTTCAAGCTGCTCGGCGTGATGGCGATGACCGAGCTGCTCGATCCGTCCCACTACGAAAAGCTGGTGCGCGGCTGCCGGCGCGTCGGTTTCGGCGGCGCCGGGGAGCTGGGGTATTACGAGGAACATGTGACGATCGACATCGTCCACGCGGAAGGCTGGCTGGCGGACGTGATCGTGCCGGTGGTCGAGCAGACGCCGGCGGTCGGCGACGACATCATCTTCGGGGCCGCGCTGCGCCTGGCGAGCTGCGAGGCCTATTTCGACGCGCTGCATGCCAGGCTGGCCGCGCTCGAACCCGCCGCGCTCGCCTGA
- a CDS encoding LysR substrate-binding domain-containing protein has translation MTRIPKHRRLPPLNALRAFEAAARHLNFRLAAEEIGVTQGAVAQQVRHLEDVLQRPLFDRLPRGLALTADGRAYFPAVQRAFAIVADATDTLSRRPSTLSISTAPSFASKWLIPRLAQLRESQPALEVRVIADEKLASFRGDGVDIAIRLGKPPFGKGLAAELLFPLEVFAVAAPSLLAARPVRRVDELAGQVLLHDAHDLWPEFLEALRAGPAVDPAKGPRFNQSSLAIDAAIDGQGIALTSEPLVERDIAAGRLRRVLDFSFPLSLGFYVVHPQGAADSGPLRDLRDWLFSQRDHERASQGSDALRI, from the coding sequence ATGACCCGCATCCCGAAACATCGCCGCCTGCCGCCGCTCAACGCCCTGCGTGCCTTCGAGGCGGCCGCGCGCCACCTCAATTTCCGGCTCGCCGCCGAGGAGATCGGCGTGACGCAGGGCGCGGTCGCGCAGCAGGTGCGGCACCTCGAGGATGTGCTGCAGCGCCCGCTGTTCGACCGGCTGCCGCGCGGGCTGGCTTTGACGGCCGACGGTCGCGCCTATTTCCCGGCGGTCCAGCGCGCCTTCGCGATCGTTGCGGACGCAACCGATACGCTGAGCCGGCGCCCGTCCACGCTGAGCATCAGCACCGCGCCCTCGTTCGCCTCGAAATGGCTGATCCCGCGGCTCGCCCAGTTGCGCGAATCGCAGCCGGCGCTGGAGGTGCGCGTGATCGCCGACGAGAAGCTGGCGAGCTTTCGCGGCGACGGCGTCGACATCGCGATCCGGCTCGGCAAGCCGCCGTTCGGCAAGGGGCTGGCGGCCGAGCTGCTGTTTCCGCTCGAGGTGTTCGCGGTGGCCGCGCCCTCGCTGCTGGCGGCGCGGCCCGTGCGCCGCGTCGACGAGCTGGCCGGCCAGGTGCTGCTGCACGACGCGCACGATCTGTGGCCCGAGTTCCTGGAGGCGCTGCGCGCCGGGCCGGCCGTCGATCCGGCCAAGGGGCCGCGCTTCAACCAGTCCTCGCTGGCCATCGACGCGGCGATCGACGGCCAGGGCATCGCGCTGACCAGCGAGCCGCTGGTCGAGCGCGACATCGCCGCCGGCCGCTTGCGGCGCGTGCTCGATTTCTCGTTTCCCCTGTCGCTCGGTTTTTATGTCGTGCATCCGCAGGGCGCGGCCGACAGCGGACCGCTGCGGGACTTGCGCGACTGGCTGTTCTCGCAGCGCGACCACGAGCGCGCCAGCCAGGGCAGCGACGCGCTGCGGATCTGA
- a CDS encoding TetR/AcrR family transcriptional regulator — MSTKKQSIVDTATRLFAENGYHAVGIDRIIKESGVAKMTLFRHFATKNDLISEVLSQRARSALQSMADSIATRQSSEEQLHELFDWHHRWFTSHDFSGCMFVGALSEFHEDSGDIVRISISQKQGLRSFVQGLLQDLVPSAMVEPLARQIVMILDGAIIAATSGDRDHAAGEAWEAAERLIAAYRLTPQHRETATLN; from the coding sequence ATGAGCACCAAGAAGCAGAGCATCGTCGATACCGCTACCCGCCTGTTCGCCGAAAACGGCTATCACGCGGTGGGGATCGATCGCATCATCAAGGAATCGGGCGTCGCCAAAATGACCCTGTTCCGCCATTTCGCCACCAAGAACGACCTCATCTCCGAGGTGCTGTCGCAGCGGGCCCGCTCGGCCCTGCAGTCGATGGCAGACTCGATCGCCACGCGGCAGTCGTCCGAGGAACAGTTGCACGAGTTGTTCGACTGGCACCACCGCTGGTTCACCTCGCACGACTTCTCGGGCTGCATGTTCGTGGGCGCGCTGTCGGAGTTCCACGAGGATTCGGGCGACATCGTGCGCATCTCGATCTCGCAGAAACAGGGCCTGCGCAGCTTCGTGCAGGGGCTGCTGCAGGACCTGGTGCCGTCCGCGATGGTCGAGCCGCTGGCGCGGCAGATCGTGATGATCCTCGATGGCGCGATCATCGCCGCCACCAGCGGCGATCGCGATCACGCCGCCGGCGAAGCCTGGGAAGCGGCCGAGCGGCTGATCGCCGCCTACCGGCTGACGCCCCAGCACCGGGAAACCGCCACGCTCAACTGA
- a CDS encoding low affinity iron permease family protein: protein MRTQWFSRFSSFLSTTTGRPATFILAVALVLIWAVSGPLFHFSDTWQLVINTSTTIVTFLMVFLIQNTQNRDTAAMQIKLDELIRACDGAHNALLDLEELDEHDLERFRRHYERLAERARKALREGRPDTDSPFVETDRDDKDDRDDSDKDDKNDRDGPRRG from the coding sequence ATGCGCACGCAATGGTTCTCGCGGTTCTCCAGCTTTCTCTCCACCACCACCGGCCGCCCGGCCACTTTCATCCTGGCGGTCGCGCTGGTGCTGATCTGGGCCGTCTCCGGCCCGCTGTTCCACTTCAGCGACACCTGGCAACTGGTGATCAACACCTCCACCACCATCGTCACCTTCCTGATGGTGTTCCTGATCCAGAACACCCAGAACCGCGATACCGCGGCCATGCAGATCAAGCTCGACGAGCTGATCCGCGCGTGCGACGGCGCCCACAATGCCCTGCTCGACCTGGAGGAACTCGACGAGCACGACCTCGAGCGCTTCCGCCGCCACTACGAGCGGCTGGCCGAGCGGGCACGCAAGGCGCTACGCGAGGGCCGCCCGGACACGGATTCGCCCTTCGTCGAGACCGACCGGGACGACAAGGACGACAGGGACGACAGCGACAAGGACGACAAAAACGATCGGGACGGCCCGCGACGAGGCTGA
- a CDS encoding GGDEF domain-containing protein yields MQSRTEVYSLPRGRLATWLAEPGRDTPHEIRVALVGTLFGTLPIFFGGVFNTIAVAWALETRHPTTLFRIWLFGEILICAIRFVVLIVSRRRALQHRPTPTDFYLSLAPLWGASVGYGAFISAISGDWVAATLSFLSAAAMVGGICFRNFAAPRLVAVMIVLSLGPCALGALISGEKVLLLTLVQIPFYLFAMSGAARRLNALLISTMKAERENSHRARHDMLTGLLNRAGLFNAANGNARARIHAGMTLLYLDLDGFKPVNDAHGHETGDTLLVQVAERLMRLAGPEALVARIGGDEFVIVDTCRDYDTPRDFAHAIAREIARPFELAPGITASVGASVGIASVSGEDTDIDSLLRIADAAMYDAKRNKKGDAPEGTQANG; encoded by the coding sequence GTGCAGAGCAGGACCGAAGTTTACTCGTTGCCCCGCGGCCGGCTGGCAACGTGGCTGGCCGAGCCTGGCCGGGACACGCCGCACGAGATACGCGTCGCGCTGGTCGGCACCCTGTTCGGCACGCTGCCGATCTTCTTCGGCGGCGTCTTCAACACCATCGCCGTGGCCTGGGCCCTGGAGACCCGCCACCCCACCACGCTGTTCCGCATCTGGCTGTTCGGCGAGATCCTGATCTGCGCGATCCGCTTCGTGGTGCTGATCGTCTCGCGCCGACGCGCGCTGCAGCACCGCCCGACGCCCACCGATTTCTACCTGAGCCTGGCACCGCTATGGGGCGCCTCGGTGGGCTATGGCGCCTTCATCAGCGCGATCAGCGGCGACTGGGTGGCGGCCACGCTGTCCTTCCTGTCGGCCGCCGCGATGGTGGGCGGCATCTGCTTCCGCAACTTCGCGGCGCCGCGCCTGGTGGCGGTGATGATCGTGCTCTCGCTCGGCCCCTGCGCGCTGGGCGCGCTGATCTCGGGCGAGAAGGTGCTGCTGCTCACCCTGGTGCAGATCCCCTTCTACCTGTTCGCGATGAGCGGGGCCGCGCGCCGCCTCAACGCGCTGCTGATCTCGACCATGAAGGCCGAGCGCGAGAACAGCCATCGCGCGCGCCACGACATGCTGACCGGCCTGCTCAACCGGGCCGGCCTGTTCAATGCCGCCAACGGCAACGCGCGGGCCCGGATCCACGCCGGCATGACCCTGCTCTATCTCGACCTGGACGGCTTCAAGCCGGTCAACGACGCGCACGGCCACGAGACCGGCGACACCCTGCTGGTGCAGGTGGCCGAGCGGCTGATGCGGCTGGCTGGTCCGGAGGCGCTGGTGGCGCGCATCGGCGGCGACGAGTTCGTGATCGTCGACACCTGCCGCGACTACGACACGCCGCGCGACTTCGCCCACGCCATCGCCCGCGAGATCGCCCGGCCCTTCGAGCTGGCGCCCGGCATCACGGCCAGCGTCGGCGCGAGCGTGGGCATCGCCTCCGTGTCGGGCGAGGACACCGATATCGATTCGCTGCTGCGCATCGCCGACGCGGCGATGTACGACGCCAAGCGCAACAAGAAGGGCGACGCGCCCGAGGGCACCCAGGCGAACGGCTGA
- a CDS encoding type VI secretion system amidase effector protein Tae4, which translates to MPHTKHASITSNDVPNSQKGVVVPAITFQELWNNFPSGDPYDDPAYTNQCAIRISVMLHRVGVDMKSFNAKTVHPMTGTMTIGRILLDGKPTATRAEELGTWLQLQPFAGLPKAEKITGADWASKIRGRTGIIQFSGCWARNGETSSGATGGHIDLWNGSRLTVSGFWSGFATWGRYLGVSSFRQQASIFPRAAYSDLAGAKQILFWEIK; encoded by the coding sequence ATGCCGCATACCAAACACGCCAGCATCACGTCCAATGACGTGCCGAACTCGCAAAAAGGAGTCGTGGTTCCGGCAATCACATTTCAGGAGCTTTGGAATAACTTTCCGTCGGGTGATCCTTATGATGATCCCGCATACACGAATCAATGCGCCATCCGCATCAGCGTGATGTTGCACCGCGTGGGGGTCGACATGAAATCCTTCAATGCCAAAACCGTCCACCCGATGACGGGGACAATGACAATCGGACGCATTTTGCTCGACGGAAAACCAACCGCAACACGTGCCGAGGAACTCGGAACGTGGTTGCAACTTCAACCGTTTGCTGGTTTGCCAAAGGCCGAGAAGATTACCGGAGCAGACTGGGCGTCGAAGATCAGGGGGCGCACCGGTATCATTCAATTTTCCGGCTGCTGGGCACGCAACGGAGAAACCTCGTCAGGCGCAACAGGCGGGCACATAGATCTGTGGAACGGCTCCCGCTTGACGGTCAGCGGATTTTGGAGCGGCTTCGCAACGTGGGGACGATACCTTGGAGTTTCGTCCTTCCGGCAACAGGCAAGCATATTCCCGAGAGCCGCATACTCCGATCTCGCCGGCGCGAAGCAAATCCTGTTTTGGGAAATCAAGTGA
- a CDS encoding PAAR domain-containing protein codes for MRRKIAVAGDALSSGGTISTYKASRCTFDGHQVALIGGEAFCTACRCTGIIAKAGGPYRLFFMGETTLDGDVVRCQCPVPPRIVASLGGDSWCDDQSGSNRMQASPVSTASGTASVENLGYDEQVKVMGHRVEGLPYYIETEDGKTNAGRIGPDGILPRISTGDKPGSYIVYWGDDALAKQHGGR; via the coding sequence ATGAGAAGAAAAATCGCGGTCGCAGGCGACGCGCTTTCGAGCGGCGGGACAATCAGCACTTACAAAGCTTCGCGATGCACGTTTGACGGCCATCAAGTCGCCTTGATTGGAGGCGAGGCGTTCTGCACCGCGTGTCGATGCACTGGAATCATCGCAAAGGCTGGCGGCCCCTATCGCCTATTCTTCATGGGCGAAACGACACTGGATGGCGACGTCGTACGATGCCAGTGCCCCGTCCCTCCGCGCATCGTTGCATCGCTTGGCGGCGACTCATGGTGCGACGACCAGTCCGGCAGCAATCGAATGCAGGCATCGCCTGTTTCCACAGCAAGCGGCACTGCGTCGGTCGAGAACCTAGGCTATGACGAGCAAGTCAAGGTCATGGGACATCGTGTGGAAGGCCTTCCTTACTACATCGAAACAGAAGACGGCAAAACCAATGCAGGGCGGATCGGACCGGATGGCATCTTGCCACGCATTTCCACCGGCGACAAACCCGGCTCATACATCGTGTATTGGGGTGACGACGCGCTCGCGAAACAGCACGGGGGAAGGTAG
- the dbpA gene encoding ATP-dependent RNA helicase DbpA: protein MTQATPNRPFSELALSPAVLANLEQLGYTEMTPIQAASLPLALAGQDLIAQAKTGSGKTAAFSLALLSRLDTRRFDVQAMILCPTRELADQVAQEIRRLARAEENIKVLTLCGGTPMRPQAASLEHGAHIVVGTPGRIMDHLERGTLALGALNTLVLDEADRMLDMGFFDDIATVARQCPTERLTLLFSATYPEGITKLSRQFLRNPKEIKLAEQHDARKIRQRFYEVTEDERLHAVGQLLNHYRPASTIAFCNTKQQCRDLLDVLSAQGFHALALHGELEQRERDQVLIQFANRSCSVLVATDVAARGLDIAQLEAVINVDVTPDPEVHVHRIGRTGRADQEGWALSLASMNEMGRVGGIEQAQGREVEWQPLASLTPASNEPLLPPMETLQILGGRKEKIRPGDVLGALTGDAGFQGSQIGKINVTEFSTYVAVERSVAHEALRKLNGGKIKGKKVKVRLMDE from the coding sequence ATGACCCAAGCCACGCCCAACCGGCCGTTCAGCGAGCTCGCGCTCTCGCCGGCGGTGCTCGCCAATCTCGAGCAGCTCGGCTACACCGAGATGACGCCGATCCAGGCCGCCAGCCTGCCGCTGGCGCTGGCCGGCCAGGACCTGATCGCGCAGGCCAAGACCGGCAGCGGCAAGACCGCCGCCTTCTCGCTGGCGCTGCTCTCGCGCCTGGACACGCGCCGCTTCGACGTGCAGGCGATGATCCTGTGCCCGACGCGCGAGCTGGCCGACCAGGTCGCGCAGGAAATCCGCCGCCTCGCGCGCGCCGAGGAGAACATCAAGGTGCTGACGCTGTGCGGCGGTACGCCGATGCGTCCTCAGGCCGCCAGCCTGGAGCACGGCGCGCATATCGTGGTCGGCACGCCGGGCCGCATCATGGACCACCTCGAACGCGGCACGCTCGCGCTCGGCGCGCTGAACACGCTGGTGCTCGACGAAGCGGATCGCATGCTCGACATGGGCTTCTTCGACGATATCGCGACCGTCGCGCGGCAATGCCCGACCGAGCGGCTCACCCTGCTGTTCTCGGCCACCTATCCCGAAGGCATCACCAAGCTGAGCCGGCAGTTTCTTCGCAATCCGAAGGAGATCAAGCTGGCCGAGCAGCACGACGCGCGCAAGATCCGCCAGCGCTTCTACGAGGTGACCGAGGACGAGCGTCTGCACGCGGTGGGCCAGTTGCTGAATCATTACCGGCCGGCCAGCACCATCGCGTTCTGCAATACCAAGCAGCAGTGCCGCGACCTGCTCGACGTGCTGAGCGCGCAGGGCTTTCATGCGCTCGCGCTGCATGGCGAGCTGGAACAGCGCGAGCGCGACCAGGTGCTGATCCAGTTTGCGAACCGCAGCTGCTCGGTGCTGGTCGCCACCGACGTGGCCGCGCGCGGGCTCGACATCGCCCAGCTCGAGGCGGTGATCAACGTGGACGTGACGCCCGACCCCGAGGTGCACGTGCACCGGATCGGCCGCACCGGCCGCGCCGACCAGGAAGGCTGGGCGCTGAGCCTGGCCAGCATGAACGAGATGGGCCGCGTGGGCGGCATCGAGCAGGCCCAGGGGCGCGAGGTGGAATGGCAGCCGCTGGCCTCGCTCACGCCTGCCAGCAACGAGCCGCTGCTGCCGCCGATGGAGACGCTGCAGATCCTCGGCGGGCGCAAGGAGAAGATCCGGCCCGGCGACGTGCTCGGCGCGCTGACCGGCGATGCGGGCTTCCAAGGCTCGCAGATCGGCAAGATCAACGTGACCGAGTTCTCGACCTACGTGGCGGTGGAGCGCAGCGTGGCGCACGAGGCGCTGCGCAAGCTCAATGGCGGCAAGATCAAGGGGAAGAAGGTCAAGGTGCGGTTGATGGACGAGTGA
- a CDS encoding SDR family NAD(P)-dependent oxidoreductase yields the protein MTSSRPGTALVTGASSGIGALYAERLAHRGYDLVLVARQRDRLDALAKRLSDETQVGVEVMAADLNDRAELARVEARLREDAGLSLLVNNAGIGTHTPLLDSDVERMTSMIELNVTALTRLTYAAVPGFVARGGGAVINIASIVGIAPEVLNGVYGGTKAFVLAFSQSLHHELAAKGVRVQAVLPGATATDFWATGGLPIEHLDPGIVMPAAEMVDAALVGFDRGELVTIPPLHDEGAWLAYESARRTMSGQLSTNSAAPRYRNAA from the coding sequence ATGACCTCATCCCGCCCCGGCACCGCCCTCGTCACCGGCGCCTCGTCCGGCATCGGCGCCCTCTACGCGGAACGCCTCGCGCACCGCGGCTACGACCTGGTGCTGGTGGCCCGCCAGCGCGACCGGCTCGACGCGCTGGCCAAGCGCCTGAGCGACGAGACGCAGGTCGGCGTCGAAGTGATGGCCGCCGATCTCAACGACCGCGCCGAGCTCGCGCGGGTCGAGGCGCGGCTGCGCGAGGATGCCGGCCTGAGCCTGCTGGTCAACAACGCCGGCATCGGCACCCACACGCCGCTGCTCGACAGCGACGTCGAGCGCATGACGAGCATGATCGAGCTGAACGTGACGGCGCTCACGCGCCTGACCTACGCGGCCGTGCCCGGCTTCGTGGCGCGCGGCGGCGGCGCCGTGATCAATATCGCCTCGATCGTCGGGATCGCGCCGGAAGTGCTGAACGGCGTATATGGCGGCACCAAGGCCTTCGTGCTCGCCTTCAGCCAGTCGCTGCATCACGAGCTGGCCGCCAAGGGCGTGCGCGTGCAGGCCGTGCTGCCCGGCGCGACCGCCACCGATTTCTGGGCCACCGGCGGCCTGCCGATCGAGCATCTGGACCCGGGCATCGTGATGCCGGCCGCCGAGATGGTGGACGCGGCCCTGGTCGGCTTCGATCGCGGAGAGCTGGTGACGATTCCGCCGCTGCATGACGAGGGTGCCTGGCTGGCCTACGAAAGCGCGCGCCGCACGATGTCGGGCCAGTTGTCGACGAACTCGGCCGCGCCGCGTTACCGGAACGCCGCCTGA
- a CDS encoding SDR family NAD(P)-dependent oxidoreductase, producing the protein MSKASTVLIVGASRGLGLALAEEYCRRGARVIATVRGPSPALDALRARHPDTLAIETGIDMADADSARLLRERLGTRRLDILFVNAGIARSIGLTPGNAPEADFLEMMRVNAFSPARLIEGLEDGVEPDGTIAIMSSELASIANNPGGWDLYSASKAALNMLVKCHLAHRPGNRRAVLLVAPGWVRTEMGGEEASLSIEESIPKVVEMVESNRGKAGLRFVDRFGETLPW; encoded by the coding sequence ATGAGCAAGGCATCCACCGTTCTGATCGTCGGCGCATCGCGCGGGCTCGGGCTCGCGCTGGCCGAGGAATATTGCCGGCGCGGCGCACGCGTGATCGCGACCGTGCGCGGCCCGTCGCCGGCGCTCGACGCGCTGCGCGCGCGTCATCCCGATACGCTCGCGATCGAGACCGGCATCGATATGGCCGATGCCGACAGCGCGCGCCTGCTGCGCGAACGGCTGGGCACGCGCCGGCTCGACATCCTGTTCGTCAATGCGGGGATCGCGCGCTCGATCGGGCTGACGCCGGGCAATGCGCCCGAAGCCGATTTCCTGGAGATGATGCGTGTCAATGCGTTCAGCCCGGCGCGGCTGATCGAGGGGCTGGAGGATGGCGTCGAGCCCGACGGCACGATCGCGATCATGTCCTCCGAACTCGCCAGCATCGCCAACAACCCGGGCGGCTGGGATCTCTACAGCGCGAGCAAGGCGGCGCTGAACATGCTGGTCAAGTGCCATCTCGCGCATCGTCCCGGCAATCGGCGCGCGGTGCTGCTGGTGGCGCCGGGCTGGGTGCGCACGGAGATGGGCGGGGAGGAGGCGAGCCTGTCGATCGAGGAGAGCATCCCGAAGGTGGTGGAGATGGTCGAAAGCAATCGCGGCAAGGCGGGCTTGCGTTTCGTCGATCGGTTCGGCGAGACGCTGCCTTGGTGA
- a CDS encoding LysR family transcriptional regulator, whose product MELRQLRHFVAVAEEANFTRAAERCHIVQSALSTSIRLLEEELGAKLLVRTTRRVSLSAAGAVFLDSARRALDILDRAGLEVADITSVRRGKLSIGTVQSLPQFLELPGLLSRFYQAHPGVEVRLVQGGALELNEKVGARELDLAILPIEERNERLESHIIACDEMVLACGRDHPLASAGSVPLARLTREAFVDFVPGQGTRRLVDRGFAEAGLQRRVAFEIGDLDTLLDLVCQGLGIALLPEDIVVRRPEMLACVRLERAELCWELVVTHAAAAAGDVTEGLDPAPAAFLEMLMAETADQR is encoded by the coding sequence GTGGAACTGAGACAACTTCGCCATTTCGTAGCCGTCGCCGAGGAGGCGAACTTCACGCGCGCCGCCGAACGCTGCCATATCGTCCAGTCGGCGCTGTCGACCTCGATTCGTCTGCTGGAAGAGGAACTGGGCGCCAAGCTGCTGGTGCGCACCACGCGCCGCGTGAGCCTGTCGGCGGCCGGCGCGGTGTTCCTCGACAGCGCGCGCCGCGCGCTCGACATCCTCGATCGGGCCGGCCTGGAAGTGGCCGACATCACCTCGGTGCGGCGCGGCAAGCTCTCGATCGGCACGGTGCAGAGCCTGCCGCAGTTCCTCGAGCTGCCGGGCCTGCTGTCGCGCTTCTACCAGGCGCATCCGGGCGTGGAGGTGCGGCTGGTGCAGGGCGGCGCGCTGGAGTTGAACGAGAAGGTGGGCGCGCGCGAGCTCGACCTGGCGATCCTGCCGATCGAGGAGCGCAACGAACGGCTCGAATCGCACATCATCGCCTGCGACGAGATGGTGCTGGCCTGCGGGCGCGACCATCCGCTCGCCTCGGCCGGCTCGGTGCCGCTCGCGCGGCTCACGCGCGAGGCCTTCGTCGATTTCGTGCCGGGGCAGGGCACGCGCCGGCTGGTCGATCGCGGCTTCGCCGAAGCCGGGTTGCAGCGGCGCGTGGCCTTCGAGATCGGCGACCTGGACACGCTGCTCGACCTGGTCTGCCAGGGCCTGGGCATCGCCCTGCTGCCCGAGGACATCGTGGTGCGCCGCCCCGAGATGCTGGCCTGCGTGCGGCTCGAACGCGCCGAGCTGTGCTGGGAACTGGTGGTCACGCACGCGGCGGCCGCGGCGGGCGACGTCACCGAAGGGCTCGATCCCGCGCCGGCGGCCTTCCTCGAGATGCTGATGGCCGAGACGGCCGACCAACGCTGA